Within the Longimicrobium sp. genome, the region TTGTAGCGCGTCCCGCTCTCGTCCGCGGACGTGCAGGTGAACGGCAGCGTGTGCACGTCTACGTGCCCCAGCCCGCGGGTCTCAAGATCGTTCTCGAGCGCGCGGACAGCCTTCAGGTTGTCGCGCCTGAAGATGTCACGGCTGTCGATCGCCTTGCCGGTGGAGAGCGCGGCCGCGCCGGAGTACGCGGAGATGTCGGCGAGGATGGTGCCGGCCTCGATGCCCCGGATCACGGCCGCTTCCTCGGCCGACAGCGCGAACAGCGGGGCGGCGGCGAAGGATTCCGCCGAAGCGACGGAAGGCCGCTGGAGCGGCGAGCCGAGGAGCGAGACGGCGGGTGCCAGCCGCGTGGAGTGGCCATGCAGGGCGCCGGGAATGCGGTACGCCACGACCGGGCGCCCGGCGGGAACGGCGACGACCAGTCCCTGGTGGGTCGACGCGACGACGCTCGACGAGCTCTTCGCGGATCCGAACAGGTCGAACGAGTTCCCTCCGGGGGAAAGGAATCCGCTCTCGTTCCGCCGGTCGTCGCGAAGGAGAACGAGCGTCGTGGTCTGCGGTTCGTCCTCCCGGCCCAGCCGGTCGATCCAGAAACCCAGGTCGTCCAGGCGGGCGAGCGTGGCCACGTCGGCGATCCCGTACACCGAGACGCCCGCCTGCCCCGGCTCGCGCGCGACGTGGACTGCGACGAAGCTCTGCTCGCGCAGCACGCTCCGCCAGTCGCCCTGCGCGCCGGGGGGCGGGCGGAGGCGGGCGTATCTCAGCGGAAGCCCTTCCGAAAACACCGGAGGGGCGAGCACCGGGTGAGGCGCCGCGGCGAAGCCGGCGGCGAGCGCCGCGGCCCGGTCGCGGGCTTCGCCGGCCACCAGCCCCGAGGTGGTGCCGCGCCCCTCCACCTCCTCCGCCACGGCCGCCGCCTCTTCCAGGACCGAGGCGACGTCGCTTCCGCAGACCACCAGGCGAGGGTCGACGAGGTTCGCCAAGATCCCGGTCGCCAGCTCCTGGACGAGGCGTTTCCGGGAAAGATCCCGGCGGAATGTGACCACGCCGCACCGGATCCCGAGGGAACGAAGTGTCTCCAGCGGCCCGGCCGGACCCGGATAGAGGCGGATCTTCGCAGAGCGGCCGCCCTCGCCGCTCATCCGCAGCGAGGCCAGGGTGGTCGTGAACTCGAAGAACGCCACGGAAGCGGACATGAGAGGCATGATTCAGGATGGATAGAGCATGAAAGGAAGCCCGGACTCCCGCGTCCGTCCGGGCTCCTGATCGAATCGATCCCGGCCCGCTACCTGGTCTCGGCCAGCGCGATGACGCAGGTCACCTCGCTTCCTGACGCGGCCGCCGCCGCGGCCTGTGGGGTGAGCAACCCAGCGCCGGCGTCTTCCGCGGCGGGATGGTCTCCGCCCGACATGGCTCCGATGTGCTCATCCCCCACCATCCCGCCGGCGTCTGACTGCTCGCCTCCGCCCGATTCCGCGGAGGGCGCCGGGGACATTGCGGGGAAGGACTCCAGGATCGGCAAGTCTACCCCTACGATGTTGTAGAAGGCCGCAAAGTGAGGGTTCTCGTCATTGATTCCGATGGTCGTCTTCTTGCTGACGGGCGGCGGCAGCTCGGCGGGAAGCTGGTCCTCGGGTGCATGGAAGATCCACACGTTCAGGACGTTGTCCTTGTCGGGGTAGAGCCGCAGCTTGCGCTTCTTCGGGTGCTTGTTCAGCCCTTGGAAGTCCAGGTCCAGGTAGGTTCCGTCCACCTTGATCTCGTAGACGACCCGGATGGGAAGCTGCTGGCCGCTTACTCCGGCGAGCTTCCAGATTCCGCCCTTCGCATTGTCGGGAACGCACGCCCTTCCCTTGCTGAACGAGATCCTGGAGACGACCTGTCCGCCGGGCTTCGCGTCTCTGAAGTGCCGTTTGTCGACCTTGCGCTTCACCAGCGTGCCGAAGTTGGCCGCACCCGGCGGGACCTCGAGCACCGTGGTCGTAGACGCCGAAAGCTTCGTTAGGTCGAGGAGCGTGTGCTCGATCTCGATCACCTCGGGGTTCTTCACCACGCCGCCCGGCGCGGCGTTGTTCTCGACCTCGCAGGCCGGGTCGTAGATGAAGGCTGCGAAGTGCATCTCCGCGCCCATTTCCATTCCGTGGCCCTCCGTGTTCGGAAGCAGCACGTGCATCGTGTCCGGCTTGGCGGCGGACGGCTCGGGTACGAACAGGCACATCCCGGCGAAGCCGAGGTTCAGGGTAAATGG harbors:
- a CDS encoding M28 family metallopeptidase; protein product: MSASVAFFEFTTTLASLRMSGEGGRSAKIRLYPGPAGPLETLRSLGIRCGVVTFRRDLSRKRLVQELATGILANLVDPRLVVCGSDVASVLEEAAAVAEEVEGRGTTSGLVAGEARDRAAALAAGFAAAPHPVLAPPVFSEGLPLRYARLRPPPGAQGDWRSVLREQSFVAVHVAREPGQAGVSVYGIADVATLARLDDLGFWIDRLGREDEPQTTTLVLLRDDRRNESGFLSPGGNSFDLFGSAKSSSSVVASTHQGLVVAVPAGRPVVAYRIPGALHGHSTRLAPAVSLLGSPLQRPSVASAESFAAAPLFALSAEEAAVIRGIEAGTILADISAYSGAAALSTGKAIDSRDIFRRDNLKAVRALENDLETRGLGHVDVHTLPFTCTSADESGTRYNVEAKLPAPASPADRLDGIVMVTAHLDSTAEFDRPYNPASDPAPGADDDASGIAAVLSVLDATVKLLAIPGPRREIRFVLFNAEERGKLGSDAYVADSRAHCEDIRAVFHLDMIGYDGNGEPVVELHAGSSDPCVAEGSRMLASLIEGVGDQLRLPLSFQRFPSKDQPSDPGEDCSDHQLFHQHGIAACFICEDFFPGPGNAPGDRNVNWHRQSDEVGAIAKDYATAIVQAVAGAVWIAATRADALPSQPCVECNS